The Methanobacterium bryantii genome includes the window ATTTTTATTTAAGTAAAATACAGCTACTATTTTTCTTATAATTAAATTTAGTACTTTTCACATGGAAAAAAGTTATTATTTGTTTTAAATTAAACAAAAAGGAATTTCTCCTCCTTTTTCAACAGTATTCTATTTTAAAAACTAAAAGGCACTAATGATCGAGATCATTTAAGATCACGGTCATCCTTAACTCTTTTTAAGAATTAGCTTATTTCTGTATTTATAAAATAGTAACTTTTATACTTACTTTAAATAATAACAGCAATAGGTGTTATTATGAGTAAATATATGGACTCATTGAATGCATATTTAAAAAAACCTAATGAAACTTATTTGATATGTAAAGGTTTGGTAGATCATATTGATGTTCAACATATTATGGAATTAACAAAAGAATATGAAGAGACAAAAGAAAACGGAGATTTAGTTAATCAAAAATATTATTTAGAAATTATTTTTTCAGAAGTTGAAAAATTATCTCCTGAAATGAAAGATAAGCTCAGTAAAGCATTATGCATCTTAAGTTTGGAACTTACAATATTGCTACTTAATGATCATCAGTATCAAGATGCTATAGATCGTTTAGAATTAACAAAAAATATGTCAGGATATGCGAATCTTGAAACTATAGGGAAATGTTCATTAAATAGACTTCTTTCTTATTCTAAGTTACTTTTGGGCTTAAGTGATGAATCTAAAGATCTTATACTTGAAGCTAAAGAATTAAACCAGAAGCTGATTAAAAATGCAGGTAAAATAACTTCTGGAGAGTTAAAAAAGGAAATTTTAGATGATAAACAAATCATTGAAGCATGGGAAAAAGACAATATTAAAACTACAATTGAATTTGAAATTCCTTTTCCATTAATAGTTACAGATGAACCTATTGAATTTGAATATGATGATGTCAAACATATTATAGAAATAGAATTATTTGAAAGCCCCGTAAGTCCTATTCCAAGTAAAGGATGCTTTGCTGAAATTGTAGAAGATAAATATGGTCTTGCTATTAGATCCAAAGTAAAATTAACTTCATTTAGGTATGTCAATCCTTATGAAATAATTGAATTAAAAATTTTAGCTCAAGATAAAAAGACATCAAAGGCAATTCTTGAAACAATTAAAGTGATGAATTTTTTTATTGAAAGATACAGAGTTACTACTAATAATTATTGGTTAGAAAATATTTTTCATAAGATGATTCCTAATTATAAAGGTATGGTAACTGCGGGGAATATTAAAATACATACTATTAGGAACTTTCATAGTCAAAGGATTAAAATTAGCTTAGGAAATCCATGGTTATCCCAAGAAAAATTAGAAGAACTTATGAATAATCTTAAAAAAGATAGATTAGATTTATGGAATTCTTTATTACTTGATGCGAAAGATTATCTACTCCGTAGAAATTATAAAGAAGCAATTTATGCTATTAATGGAGCATTTGAAAACTATTTAATGTTAAAGGCACAGGAAATTTTGAGTGAAGCTTGGGGTAACAAAAATGCTATGGAATATTTGGATGGTATACCTGACTACAAATATCATAAACTAAAAAATTGTATGGATGAAGAAACATTTAATAAAGCTGTTAAAAAGGATTTGATAGCTCCATATGTTCCTTCAACTTATCAAATACTGAAAGAATGTAATATTGTTCGTCCTTTTCCCATTTCTCGTAAAAAATTGAATAAATTAGTTGATAAAATAAGGAAAAAAAGGAATGAAGTAATGCATGGAGATAACCTAAATGAAGATTTAGAAATAATAGTGTTTGAAGCGATTAAAAGCTTTGAAGATTTCGTTAAATTATTTGATTAACCTTAAATTAGAATATATATTAGTATAGATATATTCTCAAAATTAGGGTAAACAAATTATGGATAATTTTTTTATTTTAGGTTTTCGTACTCATTAAAATTGAAATATAATAAGTTACTTTTCTAACGCTCTAACTCAAGAAGCTTAAAATAGAATTTAAATGATTTAATTAATGATTGATAAAAGCGGTTTCAAACTAAATAGAGTAATCTCACCTGAAACCAAATATATGCACCTTATGGAAGCAATTCAAGAAGCTGAACTTAGATTTTTACTTGCTAGTTTGAAAGGTGAAACTTTTCATGTTTCTGGAAAAGGCCATAACTAGATTCAATTAAAGTTACCAAAAAATAGATTTAACGCTTTTTTGTGAAAGTTCTCAAAGTAATACTAATACAAATTAATTACTTCCATTTTTAATACAAAGATGGGCATATTTATATAACCTCAAACAAACATACATGAAAATGGTGTGTATATATGGTTATTTGTAGTAATTGTGGGGAGAAAAATGATGATTCCGCTAAATTCTGTCAAGAATGTGGAACTCCTTTAACAAAAGACTTGAAAATAACTAAAGATGAAAAAAATGGACATAAACATTATATTTATGCTTTAACAACGATTATGGGCGTTATTTTGATTATATTGGATTCATTAGGGATAATTAGTAATCTCTTATTGGTCCCTTTAGGTCTTATATTAACAATGGGGGGATTAATTAGACTATTTCCAAAAATAATTAGACCTAAAGCTATCTTGATTGGATTAATAGCTTTTTTTGTAATTCAAAATATATTGTTCATATTGTCAGTCATGTATATTGGCCATTTATCCATCTCTGGGCAGTTTAGCATATTTCTTATTTCGATACTGATTAGTGGGTCTATGGCTGGTTATTTTTCGGGTAAAAGTTATTTGAATGGATGTATAATCGGTTTAATAATAGGAATGGTCTATTCAATTGGATTTACAATGGATTACTATTCTTTTATAGGTGGTTTTATGACCTTAACAATATTTGGATTAACCGGCGGTCTAATCGGAGTTGTAATATTCAGAAAAAATCATAGTTACAAAGTTTTAGATTAAATAAAATAAAAATATTGGATATTTTTTTGCATGCGGATCCTATCTATTATGTGATGTATCTAATTATTAATAGTAAACATTAAAAAGTGATATTCCAATGATAAATATAGCAATTATTGCTATAATTGCGATGATTGGGCCAAATTGCTTTGTTTGTTTGACACGTTCGTAATCTATTTTTCCAGGGAGACCACCAATAAGTGACATCCCTGGGAATTGTATAAATCCGAGCAATATGGCCGGTAATTTATTGAATCCATCTGGAGATTCTATGATTGAAAATAAGACTGCTGCTATTAGCCCCATATAAATACTATATCTTATTTTTTTGTCTTTACTGAAATAAGTAGCTATAAAACCTCCAAGTATAAATGCAAAAATAAACATAGCATTTCCCACTAATGGGGGTGCATCAAACACTAAGGGAATCATAACCAATAGGAGGGTCACAAATAATCCCAAAATTATAGATATGAGCGGGTGAAGTTTCATAAATTAAATTCTTCCTATTTTTTACATTAATCTTTTGGTTCTACAGATAATATATGAAAAATAGTGAATCATTACTAAGACAATTAAAAAGACTATTTAAGAAACCCTAAAACGAGCTCATTCTAAAAATTAAATAAGAATTCAAAAAATAAATCAAATCTATTACAGTCCTACTTTTTTAGTACCATAAAGTATGATATCTCCAAAATTTAATAATAAATAGAAGGGCGGTACAGCACCTCTATTTAATGCCCTTAATATTATTTTAGAGAAATTCGCGCTTCCATTATTGAAAATGAATTTAATTGTTTTCTTATTTAGGGGTATACTTATGGTATACGGGTATATTTATAAAATTGTAAATTATAAAACGAATAAAGTGTATATTGGCCAAACTACAGGGAAACCAGATAAAAGGTGGAAAGACCACCTTAAAAAATTGAGAATGAATACGCACCACAGCCGCCATTTACAAAACAGTTTTAATAAATATGGAAATGTTTTTAATTTTCAAGTTTTAAACTACGCCACATCAAAAAAAGCATTAGATAAGCTTGAAATGGATTATATTGCCAGATATAAAAGTACTAATCAAAAATACGGCTATAATATGTTAATTGGCGGTGGAGGGGTAAGACACACCCCTTCAATGAAAAAACATAAATCTCTACTTTTAACTAGAAACAACCCCATGAAAAACCCGGAAACAGCTAAAAAGATGGGTGAAACCGTCAGAAATAGCGGAATTGTAAATGGTAAAAATAATCCAAGATATAGGCAGGATCTCCCAGATAATTCTTATTTAACATTTTTATATTGGGATTTACTTTTGACATTGATGAAATAGCAAAACTGTATGATACTCATGCCTCGACTATACAGCGCAGATTACAAAAGCATGGTACGGTAATTAAATCTGAATCATTAAGAAATGTTAAAGGATTATGCAGGCTTAGCAGGTATAATTTTAGTTATAGGGAAGTAACCGATGCTCCAATTATTATAAAAGATTATCCTGGAGTTAGCAGGCATAAATCGGGAAGATGGGTTATTGCGTTTAGTATTAACAAAAAACAGCATAAATTTGGTTCTTTTTTATTAAAGGAAGATGCTATTTTTGAATGTAAACGGTTAAGGAAAGAATACGGCGTAATGTTGTTATAACTTTTATTTCATCTTTTTAAACTAATTTGAATATTTAATACTATTAACAAACACCTCTAAAATAAAATAACTATTTTTAAGATTGTATATTAAAATGATAAGTCGTATAAAATGGGTTAGAGATTAATATCCTGATTATAATATTGGTTTTAGATTATTGGATAATAAAATAATTTTACTACGGAAAGTGTTAACTAATACTTCTTTTCCATGGATATATGATAATACTAATAGTTCTGCCGATGAAAAATCCCACCTAAATGGATATAATCTAAAAAAATCATTATGCATGTCGTTGGGTCACTAGAACTATTTTATTTGATTAGCTAGGGGAATATAAATGGATAAAAGACTATTGGTGATCTTGGTATTTGTGGTTATTGGGATGGCTGTTCTTACTTATGGCTACACTCAACAAGATCAGAATACAATACAAAGCAGTGTGATTCAAAATGACACAATTCAAAATGCAACACAGAATAATACAACTCAAAATAGTGAACAAAAAGATGTAAAGGGCACTTTAAAAGATTATGATGCAACAATAACTCAAAAAGGACCCAGTACTCCTCAAAAAAGAGGTACAAGTGTATCTATATCTTACACAGTAACAAATAAAGGGAAAAAGACAATTTATGATGCAGAAGTAGGGGCTCAAGAATTTGATAGATATATTGGTACTTTGAAACCGGGCCAAACTAAAAAATATACATACATGGAGTATATACCGACTGATAAAGACTTAACAGAGTGGTTTGAAGGAAGTAATGTTAAATTGACAGGTTCATTGGAGTTAGGAAGCATTATACTTACTTTTAAAGATGATAAGGGCGTTTTACATGGAGTACGTTCTAATCAGATTTCAATAAAACTGTTGAATTAATCCGATTTTTTCTTTTTTATTGCTTTGAGGTATACTATGAATGAAAAGCTGATGGCAGTCTTGGTGTTCGTAATTCTAGGAATGGTTGTTTTAACTTATGGTTACACTCAACAAGGTAATTATACAAAGCAAAATAACACAGTTCAAAATGCAACACCTAACGGTACAGTTCAAGATAATGAAACAAACGTAGATGGTGCAAGATATAATGATGTAACCATAACTCAAAAAGGGCTTAGAACACCTCAAAAAAGAGGTACAAGCGTGCCTATATATTATACAGTAACAAACAACGGGAAAAACAAGGTATATGGTGTTGAAGTATGGTCTCAAGATTTTGGAAAAGATATTGGTACTTTAGATCCTGGCCAAACTAAAAAATATACATATATGGAATATGTTCCAACTGATAATGATTTAGCATCGTGGTATGATAGTGGTGTTAAATTAAACAGCCAGTATACAATTGGTGGCATTTATCTCAGTTTCAAAGATAGTAAAGGTGTTATACGCAGGGTGCAGTCTAATTCAATTGAAATAAGATTATTGAATTAATTCAATTCTTCTTTTTTTTTAAACTTGATATTTTTCAAATCAAAAATCAGACAATTTACTTATTTTTTTTATTTATTGGCGCTTAAATTTGTAAATATATGGGATTTTCCTGTATTAACATGTTTTATATGTAGTTATCTTTTAAATTACAATCTCAATCCAGTTAATCGAGAAATCACCGTCTTAAATTGAAATCTATATAATAATTTATAATACTGCTGGTTATCAAAAATAGTAATATAGAATCATTAACAAATAATACTACAGTACGGATCGGTTGGTGATTATATGCTGGATTTGGGGATAAAAAAAAGTGGTAAAGAAAGGACTGAAAATTATGCTGTTAAATATTTAAATGAATTAGTGCCTCAAGAAGAAATTTCCGGTGAGATTTATGTGGGGGATATTAAAAAAAGAGAGGTCAAAAAGAAAGAGATAAATGAGTTTTATATAATAATAACAGACCATGATACTCAGGTTAAATGGATTTGTGGGCTTATAACTTCTTATTATCCTGAAAATGGCACTATTTATGGTGAAAGGGGAGGAAGGGTCTACAGTTTTATTGACAGTTTAAATCATGTTGTTAATAAATCCATGACAAATTTGGAAGATAGTTATTCAGTTGACTTTGAAACTTTTAGAAAATCTGTTAATGATAATATCTCTCGGGTCACGGTTAAAGCTGTTGCACCATCGAGTATAAATGCTAAGGCGGTTAATTTAGAAGTTATCAGTGTTCAGCTTAAAGATAACCCAGAAACCCAGAGGGCGTCTACTCTGCTAGATATCACTGATGAATATCCACAGCTTAGAATGGCAGTTACTAACATTATGGATAGAAAAGAAAAAGTTACCCGTGAAAGTATTGCTGCTGAATTGAAATCTTTATTTGACAATAATGAAATGGGAGAAAGAGAATATAATCACGGGTTAAAAGAGCTTGATAAAATGAATAAAGGGGGATAAACATAAAATTTCATTTTTATTTACATTTTTAACTTTATTAATGCTTTTATTTTCATAGAAACTAAATATTTTGTCATATTTTATTTTCCATATAATTTTATGTTATTTAACTCTATTTAATTTATTAATAAATCAATTTTATCAGTATTAAAGTCTAAATAATGTATGTTAACTTTCAATTACAACTTAAAAGGTTATATAATAAACTAATCTTATTTTGTGGCTTTAAGACAATTAATATTAATTTAGGATACTGCTTCTTTGATGTGTGGAGTTATGAATCTCATATGATAAAAAATAATAACTAAAAAAAACAAATTGTTCTTTATCAACTTGATGTATTTGATTGATTTCTTATCTTTAGATAATGAGTAATTCATTATTTTAATTAATTAAAATATAAATTAAATGATAAATTCATACTATTGGCATAAGATGGCAATGATAATAATTATTATTTGATTTGAAGGGGAAAAATATGTCTAAAGAGATTTTAAAGCTTTATGGGAAAGTAAGAGATGATTTAAAGTTTCTCACAGCTTCTGATGTTAGAACAAGGATTATTATAACTTTAAATGGTGGATTAAAAAGTTTACGCGACCTTAAAGACGAAACAAATTTGAGTTCAGCAACTATTTTACATGGAATGAACCAGCTCGATGAAAAAAATTTCATACTTAAACAGTCTGGAGGTTATTCCCTTTCTCAAACCGGCAAAATTGTCGCAATTCATTTAATAAGCCTCATAAAAGCTTCCACCTCTCTGGGAGAACTTGAAAAAATATTTTTAAGGCATGAAATAGAGGCTATCCCTGAATATTTGCTTGAAACTATTGGTAGTTTAAAAAACTCGGTAGTAATTGAGTCTACACCTACAGATGTTATGAAACCCCATACTGTTTATGCCGAACTTTTATCAAAGGCCAAAGAGATTAATTACATATCTTCAGTCCTTCTTCCTCAAAAAATAGAGATGTTCGAGGATTTACTGGAAAGCAGTTCACTGCAGCTTATGGTAACACCGGAAATACTGGATAAATGGATCGAAATAAAGGGCAGAGAAAACTTAAAAAAAGCGACTGAAGAAAAAGATTTTAAAATATGGAAGATAGATGATGCAAGAATGTCTTTTACAGTAACAGATAAATTTATTGCACTGGGCTTGTTTTCAACTGATGGAATATACGATCTTCATAAATATTTAATAGATGAAGATGCTGAAGCGATTGAATGGGGAAACCGACTGTTTGAACATTATTTAAAGAAAGCTGAAGAGGTTAAACTGTAGTTTAACTGGGTTAAGGGTTAAAATTAAAAATCATCGGAGTGTATTAATAAGATGAAAGTTACTCGGATTTTGATAATAGAAGATAATTTTAAAGATGTCCGGTTGATACAGGAAATGCTTAAGGAAATTCCTTCATTTAGTTTTGAGTTTAAACATGTGGAACGTCTGGATGAAGGACTTAAATCTATTAAAAATGATGAATTTGATGTATTATTACTTGATCTTAATCTACCGGACTCCTTTGGGATTGAAACATTCATTGAAGCATATAAAAATGCCCCTCATCTGCCCATTGTAATATTGAGCGGTGCTGCTGATGAGGAAGCTGCATTGGATGCAGTACATGAAGGAGCTCAAGACTATCTGATGAAAGGAGAAGTTGATGGTAAATTACTGACACGTTCTATATTTTATGCAATTGAAAGGAAACAGATAGAAGAAGAGCTGGTAAAACACAGGGATCATCTGGAGGAACTGGTTGAAAAGCGTACTCTTGGACTGAAAGAAGCAAATAAACAACTTAGAATAGAAATAAATGAACGTAAACGGGCAGAAGAAGAAATTAGGGCATCTCTAGAGGAGAAAAAGATACTTCTCGACGAAATTCAAAGCAGAATTCAAAATAGTCTGCAGACAATTATAAGTATAATAGACAGTGAATATTTGCAAAATGGATGTAAGAATTCCAATGAGTTTAATCAGGAAATTGAAAACCGTGCAAAAGCTGTTGAATTAATTAATGAAAAGCTTTGCCAGTCTGAGGATTTTGCAATGATTGATTTTGCAGAGTATATTATAGATCTTACAGATTATTTATTTGATTTCTATGGGGTCAATTCTAATTTAATCAATCTTGAGACGGATATTGAAGGTATACCCCTTGATATTGATGTTGCAATTCCATGTGGCCTTATTATTAATGAGCTTGTTACAAATTCTATTAAACATGCATTTAAATCTGAAATTAAAGGGAAAGTACAAATTAAATTCCATTCCAACGATAAAACATGGTTAAGTGTGTCTGACAATGGTAGTGGTCTCCCTGAAAGTTTTGAACTTGAACATGCAGAAACTTCGGGTTTAAGACTTGTAAATAAATTAGTAAAACAGCTTAATGGAAGAATTGAACTTAATGTCAAGGGCGGAACTGAATTTAAAATTGTTTTTTAATTTTTTTAACCTTTTAAAAATTCATTTAAAACATTTTAATTACTCTTATTTTTAAATACTAACTTTTTTAAGCCTATTTTTTCCAAAAAGCCACAGCTTAAAGAAAAATATATTAGGGATTATTAATAAAAATATAGTATAAATTAATAATAAAGGGGGTGAGAACTATGATAGTTAGCTGGAGAGCAGTAATCATAGGGGCTATTATAGCCATAGTACTTGCAATAATTTTTGGAATGGTTTCTCTCATTTATGGTCCAATGATAGCAGTGTTAATAGCAGGTATAGTAGTGGGATACATGGTTGATACAGATATAGTAACAGGAGCAGTGCATGGTGGAATAGCAGGCCTTATAGGAGGAATAATAGCCTTAATACTGGGATTATTAATTGGTTCCTCATTTGGTTTAGCCGGATCAATAATAGGTGCAGCTTTAATAATTGCATGGATAATTGATATTATTGTAGGTGCAATTGGAGGCATTATAGGTTCTGCAGTAACTGGAAGAAAAATGTAATTTTTTTTATTCTTTTTTTAGATATTAATGAAATAATCTCGTTTTATGGGAATTAACCATCTTTTTTTATATGATGATAGTCTAACTACAGTTATATTTTAATTGAGGAATTAACATGGTAAACTGGAAGGCAGTAATTATTGGTTTTATTCTCACAGTTATTTTTACTTCAATTTTAAACCAGGTTATTGGAAGTTTTGGTTCATATATTGGTGTTATAACCGCAGGTATAATTGTAGGGTACATGGTTAATTATAATTGGATGAATGGAGCTATTCACGGCGGATTAATTGGAATTCTTGGGGGGATAGTTGCTGTAATCATTGTATTAATTGTGGGGGGAGGGCCCTATATAATGGAATCATTCGGTGTTCTTTTACTGGTTGAGATAATTGCTGATGTAATTTTAGGCGCGGTTGGGGGAGCTTTTGGAGCTATGATAACGTAAATAAGTTGTTTTGAATTATCATTTTAAGTGATCAAATAAAAAATTGAAATTCAGGTTGTTTTTTAATTAATTAGAGAATATTTTAAGTATTTAAGAAGAAAATACAAAGTGTAACTATATTAAAAACTAAGGAAGTCAAAACATGGTCAACTGGAGAACTGTAATTATTGGTTTCATTTTAGCGGTAGTATTATCTGAATTTCTGGGATTCATTGGATTAACCATTGGGGCAGCTTTTGGATCAAATGGGGGCAATACTGGACAAATTATTGGATATCTTTTAGCAACCATATATGTTGGTTACAGTATTGATGGGAATTATATAAATGGCGCAATTTATGGTGCAATTATAGGTTTCATTGGGGGATTAGTATCTTTAATTGTTACAGGAGCCATTTTTGGAACTTTTGTAGTAACCACTGGTTCACTAACAGTTTTAGTGCTAGAATCAACACTTTATGGTATTATTGGGGCCATTGGCGGTATTATTGGGTTCATCATCAGCGTGTACTTCTCAAGAAAAGAAGAGCCTGCAGTTTAAAATCTTAAAATAGTTATGAAAACTGTTTTTTTTATTTTTTTATAGATTAACTTTTTTAAAGGTTTAAAAGGTTAATTTAGACATGTAAACAGGGTTAAATATTTTCAAATATATCTTGGGACTAGTTTAACTGCATGGCATGTATTTTGTTAAGTTTGGATATAGATTTAAAAATAAATAAGAAATGTATTAATATTTAAACATAGATAAATGAAAATGGGTGAAATGATGGTTGAAATAAAATCGACACCCATAATAAATGGTATAATCTTAGCAATAATACTGGCAACGCTCTTTAAAATGATATCGGGATCATGGGGCGAATATGCAGGTGTACTTTTAGCAACGATATATGTAGGTTTTTCTGTTAGTGGAAACTATACAAATGGCACAGTTCATGGTGCACTAGTGGGTACTATAGGGGCAATAATCGCAGGAATCTTTTCTATTATGGGTTTTAAAGCGTTATTGGGAATAATGGAAGCAGCAGTTGGGTTGGATGCAATGATTTTATTAATCGTTATCTGGACAGTTGTTGGAGCTATTGGTGGAACAATAGGGGTCATTATAAAAGAATCAGGAACATCAAAAGAAAAACCTGTAACTTAATAATATCAGATATAACCTTTAATTAACTGAAAATATCTTATTTTTTGTTTTAATTAATCTAAAATAAAATGATTTTAAACTGAAAAACGTCTTTATTGGATTTATAACTACATTGATGTGGTATGATGCAGGTGCTTGGGCATATCTGCATTTTAAGAGGTTTGCTACATGTATTAGAACCAATAATTGCCGGTTTCCTTGTTGTGTATATAAATGATATGTTATGTGGATAATATCATAAATAGAAATATTTCAAGCGGTTTGGCGGGCTTTGCAGCGGTATTTATAATTTTGGGCATAAGAGAGCTAGTCCCTGTTTTTAGAAGTTATTTAGAACTGTTAATTGTTATTATGGCTATCTGTGCAATTAGGGCATTGTAATTGGTGCAGTACTTGAATTAATCGGGTTGGATCTTAGGAACATTGGCTAAGGGGCAGATTTTGAAAATAGAAGCTTAAATTAGTTATATTAAGTTATTATCTTATATTTTTCATTTATTTTTTAAAATTCATTATTAAACTAATGGGATTACCCTGTAGCAAAATAAGTATTTTAGGGATTAAGGACATAATGCATACTGACTCAAGATTGAGGTGATAAAATGACTGAATGGACAGCTGTTGGAATAGGTGGAATAGTGACTGCTGGTTTAACTATTGTTCTTGCCCTTGTGTTTTTCCCATTGTTCTTTTTAGGGCCAATAGTGGGCGGTTTTTTAGCAGTTTATTTGATGAAAAATGAATTTGAAAGTGGTATAATAAATGGCGCTTTAGCGGGAGTTATTGGTGGTTTAATAATTGGAATTCTCTCACTATTTGGTATTGGGATAATAGCTGCCGTAATAGCAATTTTAGCGGCACAAATAGGACTTGCAGTAGGAGCACTGGGAATTTTAATTGTAATTTTCTTTACAATACTTGCAGTGTTCATATGTGGAATTCTTTCTGCTATTGGCGGAGCTATAGGAGAATATGTACAATCTGCAGGTAGAAGAGGATATGAAAATTATTAAAGAATGAATCCTTAAATTCATTCTTACTTCTTTTAAAATAAGTATATTGATTTAATAAGTCAAAATCATAGTTCAG containing:
- a CDS encoding DUF5518 domain-containing protein, encoding MVNWKAVIIGFILTVIFTSILNQVIGSFGSYIGVITAGIIVGYMVNYNWMNGAIHGGLIGILGGIVAVIIVLIVGGGPYIMESFGVLLLVEIIADVILGAVGGAFGAMIT
- a CDS encoding DUF5518 domain-containing protein codes for the protein MIVSWRAVIIGAIIAIVLAIIFGMVSLIYGPMIAVLIAGIVVGYMVDTDIVTGAVHGGIAGLIGGIIALILGLLIGSSFGLAGSIIGAALIIAWIIDIIVGAIGGIIGSAVTGRKM
- a CDS encoding helix-turn-helix transcriptional regulator, coding for MSKEILKLYGKVRDDLKFLTASDVRTRIIITLNGGLKSLRDLKDETNLSSATILHGMNQLDEKNFILKQSGGYSLSQTGKIVAIHLISLIKASTSLGELEKIFLRHEIEAIPEYLLETIGSLKNSVVIESTPTDVMKPHTVYAELLSKAKEINYISSVLLPQKIEMFEDLLESSSLQLMVTPEILDKWIEIKGRENLKKATEEKDFKIWKIDDARMSFTVTDKFIALGLFSTDGIYDLHKYLIDEDAEAIEWGNRLFEHYLKKAEEVKL
- a CDS encoding DUF5518 domain-containing protein, which gives rise to MTEWTAVGIGGIVTAGLTIVLALVFFPLFFLGPIVGGFLAVYLMKNEFESGIINGALAGVIGGLIIGILSLFGIGIIAAVIAILAAQIGLAVGALGILIVIFFTILAVFICGILSAIGGAIGEYVQSAGRRGYENY
- a CDS encoding zinc ribbon domain-containing protein produces the protein MVICSNCGEKNDDSAKFCQECGTPLTKDLKITKDEKNGHKHYIYALTTIMGVILIILDSLGIISNLLLVPLGLILTMGGLIRLFPKIIRPKAILIGLIAFFVIQNILFILSVMYIGHLSISGQFSIFLISILISGSMAGYFSGKSYLNGCIIGLIIGMVYSIGFTMDYYSFIGGFMTLTIFGLTGGLIGVVIFRKNHSYKVLD
- a CDS encoding DUF5518 domain-containing protein, producing MVNWRTVIIGFILAVVLSEFLGFIGLTIGAAFGSNGGNTGQIIGYLLATIYVGYSIDGNYINGAIYGAIIGFIGGLVSLIVTGAIFGTFVVTTGSLTVLVLESTLYGIIGAIGGIIGFIISVYFSRKEEPAV
- a CDS encoding GIY-YIG nuclease family protein, whose amino-acid sequence is MVYGYIYKIVNYKTNKVYIGQTTGKPDKRWKDHLKKLRMNTHHSRHLQNSFNKYGNVFNFQVLNYATSKKALDKLEMDYIARYKSTNQKYGYNMLIGGGGVRHTPSMKKHKSLLLTRNNPMKNPETAKKMGETVRNSGIVNGKNNPRYRQDLPDNSYLTFLYWDLLLTLMK
- a CDS encoding response regulator; the protein is MKVTRILIIEDNFKDVRLIQEMLKEIPSFSFEFKHVERLDEGLKSIKNDEFDVLLLDLNLPDSFGIETFIEAYKNAPHLPIVILSGAADEEAALDAVHEGAQDYLMKGEVDGKLLTRSIFYAIERKQIEEELVKHRDHLEELVEKRTLGLKEANKQLRIEINERKRAEEEIRASLEEKKILLDEIQSRIQNSLQTIISIIDSEYLQNGCKNSNEFNQEIENRAKAVELINEKLCQSEDFAMIDFAEYIIDLTDYLFDFYGVNSNLINLETDIEGIPLDIDVAIPCGLIINELVTNSIKHAFKSEIKGKVQIKFHSNDKTWLSVSDNGSGLPESFELEHAETSGLRLVNKLVKQLNGRIELNVKGGTEFKIVF
- a CDS encoding DUF5518 domain-containing protein → MVEIKSTPIINGIILAIILATLFKMISGSWGEYAGVLLATIYVGFSVSGNYTNGTVHGALVGTIGAIIAGIFSIMGFKALLGIMEAAVGLDAMILLIVIWTVVGAIGGTIGVIIKESGTSKEKPVT